One part of the Magallana gigas chromosome 5, xbMagGiga1.1, whole genome shotgun sequence genome encodes these proteins:
- the LOC105323174 gene encoding bromodomain adjacent to zinc finger domain protein 2B isoform X3 — protein MEKKDKSSPKPSPNLFDNAAASSLLGVPPFGLPYAHIPSTFSLLGHYPAFPMSSLFGELGERGLASLPPGGALWTYGASNYDHNRYPDFFAGSLLGTSFTSPLFNLELPPNGAPLTIKIPDFTKFNVELSDKDKLSGKLGSASKAHSSSPSSKESPKASPKTVSKATSKAATTSSGIFSNSTNGRKTSTLATSGGGSLMTGKSLKAGRSLLAGNSLLAEKFKKSKLSSATSPSHTETNGTSFLSSESPRLVSPKQKHAREEQGLENGDHHPSEEDQSEDESLSSRFVVNGNQEDEEEGMDQELDSSRKNGPSIHIDGLKKKLIADQIRQRVQNKPIQSIRPSIMQPMKRGRGRPPKQSQTDSEDEPKDPDALKAQLNATLLKQELQLKKLREKHEKEQEALVAQNKNDLKAQLEANLRIQQMEVKLMKKQKQQELDLAVLYQKKQQELLKQGAKDKLKYQQEKSEQKKKELEDKKKKEIETTMKVQQLLKLSENERRTRVSGDRPVKGRSPSSMKINQLLQEKMNASSSKSEAESSNKMTVDEKLEAKVRAMLEEENSNMSGDSSDLESENENHGMMDSMSEISDSTNDHHSQYEEAGSSTSKRSADEMSEGGSPTKKPRVQMDEAALQIPLDNGFRRTTTIHAIGKRGFIGEVLYYGPCGKKMKTIPDVMRYLERNYIKEFGRENFSFNTRVKVGQFFEGQAGTSEIVKLTDEQVNERMSLIESKRQKLMKIKQMKGSRRQEKQNKQIQLAKQMMEQKLKKRMEQQEMAKRAAEFKIQKREEKQKMKDTARKIKESRGSDPPTPPSTSTSDWQSQMYCLPDNILSCDPNASASEKKMQKEQLRALREQEKHQRQEQMRLEREMRAQQILESNLLWYHLEREREMKRHQAIIAKEQERERKRHHFMLVKAIEQQKKQAKDKLKEDRMMEKRLHREKKMEQRRLELQLARELKKPVEDMELKDHRVLPEFKRIPGCKLDAVTFGDILMVLEFVHNFQDALGFSEDTLPSLKSLQDQVMFATEEDGENFMSLTCHLLKYAVMEPGVPNPREATTCLGQKIADVAINENVVSEILRIFIIARNGKSNEMSDWLSSKPLESLTTPQKASVLAFLVNELLCGRHIVSEIERQLEHMGEIRRDKWVVEGKLRRLKAVQNKKFKSVPKPPPLDGESTSQMTSKKGSDDEDEKEEESGNESGGEDHPGANEGDGEDEEPQSYEECEKGIEKLQKQHAQYRAKVFKASHKVRAISLGQDRYKRRYWVLPTAGGVYIEGQESGYFDEEIQESCFKQEVKQEVKEEINEKVKVEVKEEVMDALKQEVKLESVEVKEEVKQEVKERKDILKIPVYKKEIRKDREECEAENVIKSEHLSADQCDSNQNSSPSEQTPTRSSENISNSVKLENSVPKCNGDDLSVPSTSRCNSAMCDSSDTSIHLQNSSCWKPGQSSSSSESDIKSIINSAHASPLISPYPAAPSPFFSPPISGASPSLLSGLSMSSTPTSSTPLPAHQQPKSSTPSVEAKHNFLSIDSLLKKDSTSSSASPSNKSSLFPSPMFPLVPMTPDQMMKSFGESSTQKPWFSILPRLPCDDLSMTHNSSQPSILPSPFQNSFLSPLSFHSFPAQSPSFSSFNVSQLFGTSDLSGMSLNSTAQSNDSFKIPNTPRTDTDTPSTSVLDQNESLLKELQGEAQPIPEEFKKGWWKISEEEHVRTVHRNLHPRGIREKSLQKSLQKCLEHACSSCNQENSEYYSLISDESEEEEEDEEDEEEEEEAEEKEEEKAEEEGTKGDKEEVEEKEEVKQKDKEEDKKEEKEIDKEEDKEEDADKKSSEDISSEKQENDEEKMETETETEVNPEDEVKRLANLSHQVELQVLEEVENLEERIASASLQVKGWKVPQRISEEADFTLVDRFNHEKLGPKEKYPLDAARDKLFCLEPNIERRYLKPPLCKQVQINLANITASTGLNDEDEDGDRPSDHIQVSQGLMMWRNAVAKASNPAQLSLCVSQLNNSISWEKSIMKVLCQLCRRDDNEAQLLLCDGCDQGYHTYCFKPKMDNIPDGDWYCYECISKATGEPCCVVCGKRMGRIVECDLCPRAIHLDCLNPPLPRMPRKWVCPACTANQGRKGKGRRSPKKKNKENNTSVRERKDSDAGNKSANESTPSEKPEKKRGKDQEKKKQAAEQSEDMTVCRLILTEMDKHDDGWPFLKPVNFKQFPAYKKYIRQPMDFTTMKNKLRDNQYKTRGDFAADVRLIFNNCQTFNEDDSEVGRAGHNMRKFFEVRWKQLLLTSPSSPSTNSNEEKMEEGGD, from the exons ATGGAAAAGAAAGACAAAAGTTCCCCAAAACCAAGTCCCAACCTGTTTGACAATGCTGCTGCCAGTAGTCTCCTGG GTGTCCCCCCATTTGGCCTGCCCTATGCCCACATACCCAGCACCTTCTCCCTCCTGGGTCACTACCCAGCCTTCCCCATGTCATCCCTCTTTGGGGAGCTTGGGGAGAGGGGACTAGCCAGTCTCCCACCCG GTGGTGCCTTGTGGACTTACGGCGCCTCAAACTATGATCATAACAGATATCCGGATTTCTTTGCAGGCTCGCTTCTAGGTACAAGCTTCACAAGTCCGCTTTTTAACCTGGAGCTTCCCCCCAATGGGGCCCCACTCACTATAAAAATCCCAGATTTTACAAAGTTTAACGTAGAACTGTCAGACAAAGACA AATTGTCAGGAAAACTAGGTTCAGCCAGTAAAGCACATTCCTCATCGCCCTCTTCCAAAGAGTCACCAAAAGCTTCACCCAAAACTGTCTCCAAGGCAACCAGCAAGGCTGCTACCACCTCCTCTGGCATTTTCAGCAACAGCACCAATGGCAGGAAAACCAGCACCTTGGCAACCAGTGGTGGGGGCAGTCTAATGACAGGGAAAAGCCTGAAAGCAGGGCGCTCCTTGCTAGCAGGCAACAGTCTTTTAGctgaaaaatttaagaaatcaaAGTTGTCGTCTGCTACCTCACCTAGTCACACAGAGACCAATGGTACATCTTTCTTATCATCCGAGTCACCCCGTCTAGTTAGTCCAAAACAGAAGCATGCAAGGGAGGAACAG GGATTAGAAAACGGAGACCACCATCCAAGTGAAGAGGATCAGTCTGAAGATGAGTCTCTCTCAAGTAGATTTGTTGTCAATGGCAACCAGGAGGATGAGGAGGAAGGCATGGATCAGGAATTGGACAGCTCTAGGAAGAATGGTCCATCCATACACATTGATGGCCTCAAGAAGAAGCTGATAGCAGATCAGATCAGACAGAGGGTTCAGAACAAGCCCATACAGAGCATTAGGCCCTCTATAATGCAACCAATGAAGCGTGGTAGGGGGAGGCCTCCAAAACAGTCACAAACAGATTCAGAGGATGAG CCCAAAGACCCAGATGCTCTAAAGGCTCAACTTAATGCTACTCTGCTTAAACAGGAACTCCAGCTAAAGAAACTGAGAGAGAAACATGAAAAGGAGCAGGAAGCTTTAGTG GCACAGAACAAGAATGATCTAAAAGCCCAATTAGAAGCCAATTTAAGAATTCAGCAGATGGAGGTCAAACTGATGAAGAAACAAAAACAGCAGGAGTTGGACCTAGCTGTCCTG TATCAGAAGAAGCAGCAAGAGCTCCTGAAGCAAGGAGCAAAGGACAAATTAAAATACCAACAGGAGAAGAGTGAACAAAAGAAGAAAGAGTTGGAGGATAAGAAGAAGAAGGAGATCGAGACCACCATGAAGGTTCAACAGCTTCTGAAACTCTCAGAGAATGAGCGAAGGACTCGAGTGAGCGGGGACAGACCAGTCAAGGGGAGGTCACCCTCCTCTATGAAAATAAACCAG TTGTTGCAAGAAAAGATGAATGCCAGCTCCTCAAAATCTGAAGCAGAGAGCAGTAACAAGATGACGGTTGATGAGAAACTGGAGGCTAAAGTCCGCGCAATGCTGGAGGAGGAGAATTCCAACATGTCTGGTGATTCGTCAGACTTGGAGAGTGAGAACGAGAATCACGGAATGATGGACTCGATGAGCGAGATATCAGACTCCACCAATGACCACCACAGTCAGTATGAGGAGGCCGGGAGCTCCACGTCTAAAAGGAGCGCTGATGAAATGTCTGAGG GGGGATCTCCAACAAAGAAGCCCCGTGTCCAAATGGATGAGGCAGCTTTACAGATTCCTCTGGACAATGGCTTCAGACGCACGACCACCATCCATGCTATAGGCAAACGAGGCTTTATTGGGGAGGTTCTATACTATGGCCCCTGtggaaagaaaatgaaaacaattcctGATGTCATGAGG tatctTGAAAGAAACTATATCAAGGAGTTTGGAAGGGAGAATTTCTCATTTAATACCAGGGTGAAAGTTGGACAGTTCTTTGAAGGACAAGCAGGAACATCA gAAATAGTGAAGTTAACTGATGAGCAAGTGAATGAGAGAATGTCTCTGATTGAGAGCAAGAGACAGAAGCTGATGAAAATCAAACAGATGAAGGGAAGCAGACGAcaggaaaaacaaaacaagcagATACAGCTGGCGAAGCAGATGATGGAGCAGAAACTCAAGAAGCGCATGGAACAGCAAG AAATGGCTAAGCGTGCTGCAGAGTTCAAGATACAGAAGAGAGAAGAGAAACAGAAGATGAAGGACACGGCTCGTAAAATCAAGGAAAGTCGAGGTAGTGACCCCCCTACACCTCCCTCTACATCTACTAGTGACTGGCAATCACAGATGTATTGTCTACCAGACAACATCCTGTCATGTGATCCCAATGCCTCAG CAAGTGAAAAGAAGATGCAGAAGGAGCAGTTGCGGGCCTTGCGAGAGCAGGAGAAGCATCAGAGACAGGAGCAGATGAGACTCGAGCGCGAGATGCGGGCTCAGCAGATCCTCGAG TCTAACCTTTTATGGTATCATCTAGAGAGA GAGAGAGAAATGAAGAGACATCAAGCCATTATAGCTAAAGAGCAG gaAAGAGAACGAAAACGCCATCATTTTATGCTGGTCAAAGCCATTGAACAACAAAAGAAGCAAGCT AAAGACAAGTTGAAAGAAGACAGAATGATGGAGAAGAGACTTcacagagagaaaaaaatg GAACAGAGAAGACTGGAGTTACAGTTAGCGAGAGAGCTGAAGAAACCAGTGGAGGATATGGAGCTAAAGGACCATCGG GTGTTGCCTGAGTTTAAGAGGATCCCTGGCTGTAAGCTGGATGCAGTGACATTTGGAGACATTCTGATGGTTCTAGAGTTTGTCCATAACTTCCAGGATGCCTTAGGTTTCT CGGAGGACACACTGCCGAGCCTGAAGTCCCTCCAGGACCAGGTGATGTTTGCGACGGAGGAGGACGGCGAGAATTTTATGTCCTTGACCTGTCACCTGCTGAAGTATGCGGTCATGGAGCCTGGCGTCCCCAACCCCAGGGAG GCAACCACCTGCCTTGGACAGAAGATAGCAGACGTAGCCATCAACGAGAATGTGGTGTCTGAAATCCTCAGAATCTTCATCATTGCTCGGAATGGAAAATCCAATGAA ATGAGTGATTGGCTGAGTTCCAAACCTCTAGAATCCCTGACCACCCCCCAGAAAGCCTCTGTCCTTGCATTCCTTGTGAATGAGTTGTTGTGTGGGAGACACATTGTCTC GGAGATCGAGCGACAGCTGGAACACATGGGGGAGATCCGCAGAGACAAGTGGGTCGTGGAAGGGAAACTCAGAAG ACTGAAGGCTGTTCAGAACAAGAAATTCAAGAGTGTGCCAAAACCACCGCCCCTGGATGGAGAAAGCACATCTCAGATGACAAGCAAGAAAGGCAGTGATGATGAGGACGAAAAGGAGGAGGAGAGTGGCAATGAGAGTGGAGGGGAGGATCATCCAGGGGCCAATGAGGGGGACGGAGAG GATGAAGAGCCACAATCATATGAAGAGTGTGAGAAAGGAATTGAAAAGCTTCAAaag CAACATGCTCAATACCGTGCTAAAGTGTTCAAGGCCTCACATAAGGTTCGTGCAATATCTCTGGGTCAGGACCGCTACAAACGCCGCTACTGGGTGTTACCGACCGCCGGGGGAGTTTACATTGAGGGACAGGAGTCAGGGTACTTTGATGAGGAAATCCAAGAAAGCTGTTTTAAGCAAGAAGTAAAACAGGAAGTGAAAGAAGAGATAAATGAGAAAGTGAAGGTGGAAGTTAAAGAAGAGGTGATGGATGCGTTGAAGCAGGAAGTCAAGTTAGAAAGTGTTGAGGTGAAAGAAGAAGTAAAACAGGAagtgaaagaaagaaaagacaTTCTGAAGATTCCAGTGTACAAGAAAGAAATCAGGAAGGATCGGGAAGAATGTGAGGCAGAGAATGTGATAAAATCAGAACACCTCTCTGCAGACCAATGTGATTCCAATCAAAATTCCAGTCCATCTGAGCAAACCCCAACTCGTTCATCAGAAAACATATCAAACTCTGTCAAACTGGAAAACTCAGTGCCCAAGTGTAACGGAGATGATCTCTCTGTGCCATCTACCTCCAGGTGCAATAGTGCAATGTGTGACAGCTCAGACACAAGTATCCATCTACAAAACAGTTCCTGTTGGAAGCCTGGTCAGTCTAGCTCCTCATCAGAGAGTGACATTAAATCCATCATCAATAGTGCTCACGCATCCCCATTGATCTCCCCCTACCCAGCTGCTCCATCGCCATTCTTCTCCCCGCCTATCTCAGGAGCTAGTCCCTCACTGTTAAGTGGTCTCTCAATGTCATCCACCCCCACCTCATCGACCCCACTGCCAGCTCACCAACAACCAAAGTCCTCCACTCCCTCAGTGGAAGCCAAGCATAATTTCCTCAGCATAGATTCCCTACTGAAGAAGGACAGTACCTCTAGCAGTGCATCGCCCTCCAACAAAAGCAGTCTGTTCCCGTCCCCAATGTTCCCCTTGGTTCCTATGACTCCTGACCAGATGATGAAATCGTTTGGTGAGAGTTCTACCCAGAAGCCTTGGTTCAGCATTCTACCCAGGCTGCCCTGTGATGACCTGTCAATGACCCATAATTCCTCACAGCCCTCAATCCTACCTAGTCCGTTCCAGAACTCATTTTTATCCCCTCTCTCATTCCACTCTTTTCCCGCTCAGAGCCCATCCTTCTCGTCTTTCAATGTGTCACAGTTATTTGGAACTTCTGACTTAAGTGGAATGTCCCTGAATTCCACAGCACAGTCCAATGATTCGTTCAAGATTCCTAACACCCCAAGAACAGACACTGACACTCCATCCACCAGTGTACTGGATCAGAACGAGTCCCTCCTCAAGGAATTACAAGGAGAAGCTCAGCCTATTCCAGAAG AATTCAAGAAAGGCTGGTGGAAGATTTCAGAAGAGGAGCATGTTCGAACAGTTCACAGGAATCTCCACCCCCGGGGAATCCGCGAGAAATCCCTGCAGAAATCCTTACAGAAATGTCTAGAGCATGCCTGTTCATCATGTAACCAGGAAAACAGTGAAT ATTATAGTCTGATATCTGATGAAAGTGAAGAGGAAGAAGAGGATGAAGAAGATGAGGAGGAAGAGGAGGAAGCAGAAGAGAAAGAGGAAGAGAAGGCTGAGGAGGAAGGAACCAAAGGAGACAAGGAGGAAGTAGAAGAGAAGGAGGAAGTAAAACAGAAAGACAAGGAGGAAgacaagaaagaagaaaaagaaatagaCAAAGAAGAAGACAAAGAAGAGGATGCGGACAAAAAGTCCTCAGAGGACATCAGTTCAGAGAAACAAG aaaatgatGAGGAGAAAATGGAGACAGAAACAGAGACTGAGGTAAATCCTGAAGATGAAGTGAAACGATTGGCTAATCTCAGCCACCAGGTGGAGCTACAGGTCCTAGAGGAAGTAGAAAATCTGGAGGAGAGGATTGCTTCAGCTAGCTTACAAGTAAAG gGCTGGAAAGTTCCCCAGAGGATTTCAGAAGAGGCTGATTTTACCTTAGTAGACAGgtttaatcatgaaaaattgGGTCCAAAAGAGAAATATCCACTGGATGCAGCTCGAGACAAACTTTTCTGTCTGGAACCGAATATTGAGAGACGCTACCTCAAACCACCTCTCTGTAAACA AGTACAGATTAACCTGGCCAACATTACGGCCAGCACAGGTCTGAATGATGAGGACGAGGATGGAGACCGGCCCTCGGACCATATACAGGTCTCTCAAGGCCTGATGATGTGGAGGAACGCCGTGGCCAAGGCCTCCAACCCCGCCCAGCTGTCTCTCTGTGTGTCCCAGCTCAACAACTCCATATCCTGGGAAAAGTCCATCATGAAAGTG CTGTGTCAGCTCTGTCGGCGAGATGATAACGAGGCTCAGCTCCTGCTGTGTGACGGCTGTGATCAGGGTTACCACACCTACTGCTTCAAG CCAAAGATGGACAATATTCCAGACGGAGATTGGTATTGTTATGAATGCATATCAAAG GCCACTGGAGAGCCTTGCTGTGTTGTATGTGGAAAGAGAATGGGCCGGATTGTGGAGTGTGATTTGTGCCCCCGAGCCATTCATTTAGACTGTTTAAACCCCCCTCTACCTCGCATGCCCAGGAAGTGGGTGTGTCCAGCATGCACAGCG